A single region of the Chryseobacterium culicis genome encodes:
- a CDS encoding helix-turn-helix transcriptional regulator yields MKKPAADRILMFLKMRGEATSLLIAEELSITKEGARKHLLNLAHEGLIRSSVKSEGVGRPSTYYTLTEKGLSQFPDTHADVTVQILKSVKNLLGDNALDLLISDREKNTHERYEKVLSHAKSLEQRLESLAKVRSEEGYMAEWKKEGKDYFLIENHCPICAAATECQGFCRAELSNFQSLIGKDYKVERIDHIISGGQRCVYKISQ; encoded by the coding sequence ATGAAGAAGCCGGCTGCGGATCGTATTCTGATGTTTTTAAAGATGAGAGGTGAAGCTACATCGCTTCTTATTGCTGAAGAGCTTTCGATCACTAAAGAAGGGGCTAGAAAGCATTTACTGAACCTTGCTCACGAAGGATTGATCCGGTCTTCGGTGAAGAGCGAAGGCGTAGGCCGTCCATCTACTTACTATACCCTCACAGAGAAAGGATTGTCTCAATTTCCGGATACACATGCAGATGTGACGGTTCAGATTCTGAAGTCAGTGAAAAATCTTTTGGGTGACAATGCTTTGGACTTATTGATCAGTGACAGGGAAAAGAACACCCATGAGCGGTATGAAAAAGTACTTTCTCACGCAAAATCTCTGGAACAGCGTCTTGAATCTCTCGCAAAAGTCCGTAGTGAAGAAGGCTATATGGCAGAATGGAAAAAAGAAGGCAAAGATTATTTTCTGATTGAAAACCATTGCCCCATATGTGCTGCGGCAACAGAATGTCAGGGGTTCTGCCGTGCCGAATTATCCAATTTTCAATCTTTGATCGGTAAGGATTACAAAGTGGAAAGAATAGATCATATCATTTCCGGAGGGCAGCGCTGTGTATATAAAATCAGCCAGTAA
- a CDS encoding superoxide dismutase produces the protein MNPFTLPQLPYAYDALAPFIDTETMTIHHQKHHQAYVDNLNAALAQTNEINPDLDSLLQRISEYSPAVRNNGGGHYNHSLFWEILSSQPKLNPEGMLHDDITATFGSLENLKAEMKKTGLAQFGSGWVWLFVKFNGSLAISSTPNQDNPMMDILSMNRGFPILGIDVWEHAYYLNYQNKRADYLDAFWSVLDWSSVEKKYEEALSKVR, from the coding sequence ATGAACCCATTTACATTACCCCAATTACCTTATGCTTATGATGCTTTGGCACCTTTTATAGATACAGAAACAATGACAATTCACCATCAGAAACATCATCAGGCTTATGTAGATAATCTGAATGCTGCACTGGCACAAACCAATGAAATCAATCCCGACCTTGATTCACTGCTTCAAAGAATTAGCGAGTACAGTCCTGCTGTAAGAAATAATGGTGGCGGTCATTATAATCATTCTTTATTCTGGGAAATCCTTTCTTCTCAACCCAAGCTAAATCCAGAAGGTATGCTTCATGATGATATCACAGCCACTTTCGGAAGTCTTGAGAACCTTAAAGCAGAAATGAAAAAAACCGGTTTGGCGCAGTTTGGTTCCGGATGGGTATGGCTTTTTGTAAAATTCAACGGATCTCTGGCCATCAGCTCTACCCCTAATCAGGATAACCCGATGATGGATATTCTTTCCATGAACAGAGGTTTTCCGATTCTTGGAATAGATGTATGGGAGCACGCCTATTATCTGAACTATCAGAATAAAAGGGCAGATTATCTGGATGCTTTCTGGTCTGTACTGGATTGGTCTTCCGTGGAGAAAAAATACGAAGAAGCTTTATCAAAAGTAAGATAA
- a CDS encoding NADPH-dependent FMN reductase, which yields MKAIIFNGSLERRALSTSGLISEYFSEQLKILGIQTDIFTLADSGIPLFDVTLTKTPLAVERMTQMFTDADLHIWLAPLYHGSIPGVMKNCLDWLEVTANRYEPYLTDKTVGLVCWADGLQAMQGINAMDSIAKSLRAWPLPFSVPIVRSSLFATDQSTEISALYAGKFDKLISIATSKKIEKTTINHS from the coding sequence ATGAAAGCAATCATATTCAACGGATCACTGGAAAGAAGAGCCTTATCTACTTCCGGACTGATTTCAGAGTATTTTTCAGAACAGCTGAAAATACTGGGAATTCAAACAGATATTTTTACACTGGCTGATTCCGGCATTCCTTTATTCGATGTTACCCTTACCAAAACCCCTTTGGCGGTAGAACGCATGACTCAGATGTTCACTGATGCAGATCTGCACATCTGGCTGGCTCCTCTTTATCACGGAAGTATTCCGGGAGTGATGAAAAACTGCCTGGACTGGCTGGAAGTGACCGCCAACAGGTATGAACCTTATCTTACAGATAAAACTGTGGGGTTGGTATGCTGGGCAGATGGTCTGCAGGCGATGCAGGGAATCAATGCTATGGATTCTATTGCCAAATCATTGCGTGCATGGCCATTACCTTTCAGTGTTCCTATTGTAAGATCATCATTATTTGCTACTGATCAATCCACTGAAATTTCAGCTCTCTACGCTGGTAAGTTTGATAAACTGATCAGCATTGCTACCTCCAAAAAAATAGAAAAAACGACTATAAACCATTCATAA
- a CDS encoding DUF2480 family protein — translation MTEENFINKAKASGIIALDLSDYKPTTEIVELDIKEYLFMGMIVKEKEFKESIAAVDFSVYNEKAVGITCSTDAIIPPWAYMFIMEKLSPYASYVDLNDAEAILLDLWKRRLIYADLKQYRNQKVVVRASTHHDPSLYLLAAGLLKPLVKTLMYGEIGLPKVIFKQ, via the coding sequence ATGACTGAGGAAAATTTTATCAATAAAGCAAAGGCTTCCGGCATTATTGCCCTTGACCTTTCAGACTATAAACCTACTACGGAGATTGTAGAACTGGATATCAAAGAGTACCTTTTCATGGGAATGATTGTTAAGGAAAAAGAGTTTAAAGAATCAATTGCTGCGGTAGATTTTTCTGTATACAACGAAAAAGCAGTAGGCATTACCTGCTCTACGGATGCCATTATTCCGCCCTGGGCTTACATGTTCATTATGGAAAAACTTTCGCCTTATGCTTCTTATGTGGATTTAAATGATGCCGAAGCAATTCTGCTCGATCTCTGGAAACGCCGTCTCATCTACGCAGATCTGAAACAGTATAGAAATCAGAAAGTGGTTGTTCGGGCCAGTACCCATCATGATCCTTCACTTTATTTACTAGCTGCAGGATTATTGAAACCTTTGGTTAAGACACTGATGTATGGCGAAATAGGATTACCCAAAGTAATTTTTAAACAATAA
- the hxpB gene encoding hexitol phosphatase HxpB, with translation MALKAVIFDMDGVLIDSEKFWTQAELDVFSSYGVQVTEDLAAQTKYMTTQEVTEFWYERFPWENFDASDLEHKVVTRVIEMIQAKDCTMSGVQEFIKNLKTKEYKIGLATNAPLRVAHVVLEKLQVRELFDTIHSSEFETQGKPHPAVYLTSAKNLGVSPEHCIAIEDSHSGLKAAKEAGMQTVIFTNNDESIDSNLADFKILDFNTVFLPVFGE, from the coding sequence ATGGCTTTAAAAGCAGTAATATTTGACATGGACGGTGTTCTGATAGACTCAGAAAAATTCTGGACACAGGCTGAACTTGATGTATTTTCATCCTATGGAGTGCAGGTTACAGAAGATCTTGCAGCACAAACCAAATATATGACCACTCAGGAAGTTACCGAATTCTGGTATGAAAGATTTCCCTGGGAAAATTTTGATGCATCCGATCTGGAACATAAAGTGGTAACAAGGGTGATCGAGATGATACAGGCCAAAGACTGTACAATGTCCGGTGTGCAGGAGTTTATTAAAAATCTTAAGACTAAAGAATATAAAATAGGGCTGGCAACCAATGCTCCTTTGCGTGTAGCACATGTTGTTCTTGAAAAACTTCAGGTTCGTGAATTGTTTGATACTATCCACTCATCAGAGTTTGAAACTCAGGGAAAACCTCATCCTGCAGTGTATCTCACTTCTGCAAAAAACCTTGGAGTTTCCCCGGAACACTGCATTGCTATTGAAGACAGCCACTCAGGATTAAAGGCTGCAAAAGAGGCCGGAATGCAGACCGTAATTTTTACGAATAATGATGAAAGCATAGATTCAAATCTTGCCGATTTTAAGATCCTGGACTTTAATACCGTTTTTCTGCCAGTATTTGGTGAATAG